The Archangium primigenium genomic interval GGAGGCCCTGGGCTGCTTCCAGTCGGCCGCGGACAAGGACGGCCAGGCCCAGGTGCTCTTCGGCCTCGGGGTCGCGCGCGCCCACTTCGAGGATCACCGCGGCGCCATCGAGCACATCGCCCGGGCGGCCTTCCTCTTCAACGAGCTGAAGGATCAGGAGAACGAGGCCCTGTGCCGCGCGGCCATCGGCGAGTCCCTGCGCTCGCTCGGCCAGCCCAAGGGCGCCGAGGAGAAGTACCAGGAGGCGCTGCTGCTCTACCGGCAGGCCAAGAACGGGCCGCGCATCGCCCGGCTGCTCCTGGACATCGGCGACATCCGCATGGAGACGGGCGACTACGAGGCGGCGCGCAAGCGCTTCGCCGAGGCGCTCGTCGTGATGGAGAAGGAAGCGGAGGTGGAGATGGAGCCGCTCGCGCTCTGCCGGCTGCTGCTCGGCGAGGCCGAGGGCCTGCTCGGCAACCACGAGGCGGCGCGGCCCCACCTGCGCGCGGCGGCGGACCTGTACGCGCAGCTGCACGACCATGCCTACGAGTCCCGGGCGCGCTGGGACTTGAGCATCGCGTGCACCTTCGTGCAGGACTGGAAGATGGCGCGCGAGGAGCTCGAGACGGTCATCCCCCTGTTCGAGCACCAGGGCCGGGCGGACGACGTGGCGCGGGCGCGCAAGGTGCTCGCCCACTTCGACTCGCGCGGGGTGTAGCCCTCCCGCGCCGTCGCCGGGCTCAGGCGTGCAGGCCCGAGCCCACCGCCATCGCCAGGAGGCCCAGCACCCCCGCGGCGTAGAGCGCGTAGCGCCACTCGCCGCGCATCCCCAGGGTCGTGCCCGCCACCACCAGCCGCACCACCGGCGTCACCAGCAGCGCGCACGCCGCGCCCTTGCGCAGCACGTCGATGAGGACGTGCACGGACTCGGTCTCCGGCAGGAACTCCAGCCCGATGGACACGAGGAACAGCAGGCCGCTGCACAGCGCGCCCCCGCGCAAGAGCCGGGCGATCCACACCTCACCGGCCTCGGCGCGCTCGGTGGCGGGAGACAGGGCCCGGGCCGGGACCGCCTCCCGCGGGACTTCCATGGAGACGGGAATGGCCACCGGCCTCGGCTCCCGCGTGCTCATCTGGACATCGGCCATAGCCCCTCCGCGCCCTTCCACAACATCTGCGCCGCCACGATGAGCAGCACCCCGGCGAACAGTCGCCGCAACACCGCGGTGGGAATCCGGGGCATCAACCGGCTGCCCACCGAGGCCCCCGCGAGCACCCCCACCACCAGGGGCGCCACCAGCGCGAGCTTCACGTGGCCCCGCCACGCGTAGGCGGCCACGCTCGCCGCTCCCGTCACGCCGATCATCAGATTGCTCGTGGCGCTGGCCACCTTGAAGGGCACCCCCATGCCGTAGCTCATCAGCGGCACCTTGAGGGGGCCTCCACCCACGCCCAGGAGCGCCGAGAGGCTGCCGGCCACGAAGGAGCCGGAGATGCCCAGGGGATAGTTGGTGGGCACGTAGTCCTCGAGCCGCTGCTCCCGCGTCCCGCGCGCGAGCAACATCTGCGCCGACACATAGAGGGCGAAGAGGCCGAACACGAAGGCCACCCAGGCCGGCGCCACCAGCGTGGCCACCAGGCCGCCCACGATGGCCCCCGTCACCGTGGCGAGCTCCAGGGTCAGCCCCAGCCGCACGTCACTCAGGCGCCGCTCCAGGTAGCTCGCCGACGCTCCGCAGGAGCTGGCCACCACGCACATGAGGCTCGCGGGCACCGCGTCCTCCAGCGGCACGCCGAAGCCGAGCACCAGGGTGGGCACCAGGATGACACCACCCCCCACCCCGAGGAGGGCACCCATCGTCCCCGCGAGGACACCGGCGGCTATCAAGAGGAGAAGCGTCATACCCACGAGGAGGATAGGGGCCCCCTTGACGATCGCATAGACGCATTCCCCCACCCCCCCGTGGCTCGATCGGCCGTCTGCCCTTCCCTCCGGGAGGCATCGTCCCTAGGGACGAATGCACGGCGGGTCCGTGCTCACGCCGCGCTCACGCCGCGCTCACACCGATGTTCCCCTCGGGGAACTCCTCGAGGAAGCGCGCGCGGGCACGCGGGGTGAAGATGCCGCGCGCCATGTACGCGAGCAGCCGCCGCAGCACGCCGCGCGTCTGGTCCACGGCGCGCTCCACGTCGTGTGCGAAATCGAACGTGTCGTTGCGGTACAGCTCCTGGAAGCTCAGCTGCGACCAGGCGGGCAAGGCGCGCATGCGGCCCATGGGGCTGGAGAGGTAGAGCCCCGCGCGGTACAGGCCCCGCACCCACCCGTCCACCTCGGCCTTGGAGGGCGCCTGCTGGAAGGTGTCCTGCGAGGCCAGCCGCACCAGCTCGTAGATGCCGCGGCCGATGCCCTTGAGCGGCAGCCCCGCGCTCTTGGTCACCTGGAAGCGCGAGCGCAGCCGGGGGCTGCCCATCAGGTCCACGCCGTGCAGCTCCCGCAGGTAGAAGAGCGTCTGGGTCCACTCGATCTGCCGGTGGGCCACGAGCGCGTGCTCGCCCTGGCGCCGGTGGCGCAGCACCAGCCGGTCCACCTGCGGATGGAGCGCCCGGTCCAGGGACAGGTGGGTGAAGTAGCCCGCGAGCAGCGCGAGCCCGGCCTCGGTGCCCACCAGGGCGCCGGAGGCGACGAGCTCCGCCATCTTGAGGCCCAGGGCCACCGGGGCGCGCTCGTGGAAGAGCCGCGCGTAGAGGGGCCAGTCCCGTCCGGACACGCTCGCGGCGAGCCCACCGAAGAGCCCCTCGCACAGGGGCAGGTCCGGCAGGGCGGCGCCGAAGCGCGCGTAGGCCAGGTCCTCGGACAGCGCGCGCACGAAGTCCTCGGGCAGGGGGCCCGGGTTGGCGGCGAGCCGTTCGATGGCCGTGAGGTGCAACAGCAGCGAAGGCATGGGGTGGGACCTAGTCAGCGGAAGGAGACGATGCAACGAGGGGAGTGCTCGACCGTTCTTGCCTGAAACATTCGCGGCGCTACAGTCCCACGCCCTTCTCCCCTCTACCAGGAGTCCCCCTTCCCCATGAACTTCAGCTTCGTCTCCGGCGAGCTGGCCCGCGCCAGCGGTGAGCTGCTCGTGATTCCCCTCTTCGAAGGCGAGAGCGGGGACACCCCGTCCGCCGCGATCGCCGGCGTGCACACGGCCCTGGACGCGCGGCTGCTCGCCGCCGCCACGCAGGAGGGCTTCAAGGGCAAGGCCGAGCAGACCTTCGTCATGCACACGCTCGGCAAGCTCGAGGCGGAGCGGGTGCTCCTGCTCGGCCTGGGCACGCGCGCGCGCTACACGCCCGAGGTGCTCCGGCTCACCGCGGGCCGCGCCGCCAAGACGGCCCAGCGCCTCAAGGCGCGCTCGCTCGTGTTCGCCGTGCCCGGAGGCGTGGAGGGCACGGGGGCCGTGCGCGCCGTGGTGGAGGGCCTGGAGCTGGGCGTCTACCGCTTCGATCGCTACAAGTCCTCGGCGCGCGAGGAGAAGAACGCGCCGAAGCTCACCGCGGTGAAGCTGCACCTGGCGGGCGAGAAGACCGCGGCGCTCGAGCAGGCGCTCGCGCTCGCTCAGCGCGTGGCCGAGGCCACCAACTGGGCGCGTGACCTGGTCAACGAGCCGCCCAACGTGGTCAACCCCGTGCGCCTGGCCCAGGCCGCCCAGGAGATGGGCCGCGCGAGCGGGCTCAAGGTGAGCGTGAGCGGGCGCAAGGAGATCGAGAAGCTGCGCATGGGCATGTTCCTCGCGGTGGCCCAGGGCAGCGCCAACGAGCCGCAGCTCATCCACGTGGTCTACACGCCCAAGAACGCCAAGCAGGCGAAGCTGCCCCCCGTGGCGCTCGTGGGCAAGGCCATCACCTTCGACTCGGGCGGCCTGTCGCTCAAGCCGACCGACTCCATGGTGGACATGAAGACGGACATGGCGGGCTCGGCCGCGGTGCTCGGCGCCATGAAGGTCATCGCCGCCCTCAAGCCGCCCTTCCCGGTGCACGCCTTCATCGGCGCGTGCGAGAACATGCCCTCGGGCACGTCCTACCGCCCGAGCGACGTCATCGTGTCGCGCCTGGGCAAGACGGTGGAGGTGACGAACACGGACGCCGAGGGCCGCCTGGTGCTCGGCGACGTCATCACCTGGGCCAACGAGCAGAAGCCCGCGGTGCTCATCGACCTGGCCACGCTCACCGGTGCGTGTGTCGTCGCCCTGGGCAACTACATCGTGGGCGCCTTCGGCGACCATGACGCCACGGTGAACGAGGTGCTGGAGTCCGCGCGCGCCGCCGGCGAGGAGATGTGGCGCCTGCCGGTGACCGAACTGCAGAAGGACGCGCTGCGCTCGGAGATCGCCGACATGAAGAACTCGGGCGAGCGCTGGGCGGGCGCCACCAACGCCGCGCTCTTCCTCAAGGAGTTCGTGGGCGAGACGCCCTGGGTGCACCTGGACATCGCCGGCCCGTCCATCAGCCCCAAGGAGCGCGGCTACAACGGCAAGGGCCCCACGGGCGTGGGCGTGCGCACGCTGGTGGAGTTCGTGCAGCGCCGCGGCGCCCAGGCCGGCACGGACACGGCTCCCGAGGCCCCCGTGCCCGCTCCTGCGCCCGCCGAGACGCCCAAGGCCGCCAAGGCGCCCAAGGCCTCGCGCGGCACGCGGGCCAAGGGCTAGGCGCCCAGGGGTCCTCCTCCGGGCGTCAGATCTGCCCGGGGGTGGCCACCGGCAGCGGGTGGACGCTCTGGAAGAGGGCCTCCACCGTCTCGGGCACGTCGGCCGGCGCGGCCGAGGGCCAGGTGGCGAGCATCATGAAGACGTGGCCCGCGCTGCCATCGCGCACCACCACGCGCCCGCGCACGTTCTCGCCCACGGTGAAGTGGAACCCCACGGCGCTGTCGGACAGGGGCTCGGGCTCGGGATCGCTGGTGGTGAAGCCCGGCTGGCTGCGCAGGCCCATCGTCAGCCGCTCGGCGAACTGCACGGGCGAGGCCACCGCGGGCGCCACCTGCAGCACCATCTGCGCGCCGCTGGTGCGGTGGCGCAGCACCACGGGAATGGCGAGCCCCTCGGGCGTCTGCTCATCCGTCTCGTCGAGCAGCCAGTCACCGCCCGGCTGCGTCAGCTCGAAGCCCAGCGTCTCATCCACGTAGCGTTGGGAAGCGGACGCGCCCGGCCCCTGGGTCGCGAGGCCAGAGCCGCCCGTGCCCGGGTTGGACGGCTCCCGCACCGCCTGCTTCGCTCCGCTACACGCCGTGCAGAGCGCCACCAGGCCCCACCCCAACAACCGCCTTGCGTCCATGAGCATCTCCCCGGGCCGGATGGCCCCGTGGAGACAAACTGGGAATGAACGCAAGCCCCGGCCAGGGCGGCGGCGGGCGGGCGGGCCCCAAGTATCAGGCGGAGGACACTTCCGCGGCGATGGCGCGCGCGGCGTCCTCGGGCTGGGCGGCGGTGTGGATGGGGCGGCCCACCACGAGCAGATCCGCGCCGGCGCGCACCGCGTAGGCCGGTGTCTCGGCGCGCGTCTGGTCGCCCTGGGAGGCACCCGCCGGACGGATGCCCGGGGTGCACAGGAAGGGCGAGGGGCCGAACTCGCGGCGGAAGGCTGCGGCCTCCCGGGGCGAGCACACCAGCCCGTCCACGCCCGCGCGCAGGGCCAGCCGCGCCAGGCGCAGGGCGGCCTCCTCGGGCGCGCCCGTCAGCCCCACGTCGGCCACGTCCTCGGCGGACATCGAGGTGAGGACCGTCACCGCGAGGATGCGCGGCGGTGCGTGCCCCTGGGCGTGGGCCCCCGCGCGCGCGCCCTTCACCGCGGCGCGCAGCATGGGCTCGCCACCCGCGGCGTGCACGGTGAGCAGGGACACCCCCAGCGCCCCGGCCCGCGCGGCGGCGAGCTCCACGGTGTTGGGGATGTCGTGCAGCTTGAGGTCCAGGAAGATGCGCGCGCCGAGCCGCTGGAAGGCGGCCACGGCGGGAGGGCCATGCTCCACGAAGAGCGACAGGCCCACCTTCGCGTAGCCGACGTCGGGCGCCACGCGCGCGTACAGCCGCAGCCCGTCCTCCAGGGGCAGGTCCGCGGCGAGCGCCAGGCGCTCCCGGGCGGGGGAAGCCTCCGTCATGACAGGCCCTCCTGAAGGTCGCGGTAGGCGCGGGACAGCCGCTCGGCCATCTCGCCCGGCAGCACGTTGCGCGCGGAGAACAGCGCGTAGGACACGAACGCGTCCAGCGCCTCGAGCGTCATGGCGCGCGCGAGCGCCTCGCCGCCGCTGGAGACGTTCTGGCGGATGCGCGCCACGTCCAGCCGGCCGTCGTCGCCGAGCTTCACGCCCTCGTAGGCCGTCTCCAGTCCCGGCTGGGGGGACTCGAGGAAGCCCTGGAGCAGGACCGGGTTGGCGCCCGCCAGGCGGATGGCCGTGTGGATCTGCGCCAGGAGCGCGTTGAAGCGATCCTCCGGTCCCAGCGGCGCGACCACCGGCGGGGGCACCACGGCGAAGGAGCCCGAGGGCCGGCGCGGCACGAGGGGCACGGGCGCCACGGCGGGCACCGCGGACTTGGGCTGGACGACGAGCGAGCCATCGCGCAGGCGCTCGTCCACCCAGGTGAGGAAGGAGAAGAGGCTTCCCTCCCAGAAGGAGCGCAGCACGCCCAGCGCGCTGCCCGCCGCGGCCTGGGCGAACAGGGCCTCCTCGCCGGGCGGGGGCGGCTCGGCGCCGGCCACCACCGTCAAGTCGTCCGGAAAGCGCCGGCGCAGACGCGCCACGGCCTCGCCGCGCTTGAGCCCCTGGAGGATGAGGTCGCGTGTGCGCTCCTGGATCTTCACCGCGTCGCCCGCCGGGGGGGCGCACTCGACGAAGAGGAAGCTGCCCTCGGACATCTCGAAGAGGTTGAGCATCACCTCGCGCACCAGGTACGTCATGGCGCTGTAGAGGTTGGCCTCGGACAGGAAGCCCTCGCGCGTGAGCACCGCGCCGATGCGCAACGAGGGCGTCACCTTGCCGAGCGCGTGGTGCAGCTGCTCGGGCGTCACCAGGCCGAGCTGCACCACCACCGAGCCCAGCCGCTCGTGGTGCACGCTGGACACGGCGAAGGTGGGCTGGCCGTCGCGGAAGGTCACGGTGCGCTGCACCGGGCCGTGCTGCATCACGAGCTGGCCACTGCGGATGCCCGAGTGCACGTGGCCGAGGACTTCCTCGACCGAAATGGAGCGCAGACTTCCCGCGAAGAAGCCGCCCACGCTGGTGGGCTCGCGCAACAGCACCACTCCCTCGGGCGAATGGAAATGCGCCACGAGGGGTTGGCCGGGGGTGAGACTGGCGGTGAGCGGGCGCTCCAACTCGAGCACGCCCGGCTCCCCATCCCGTCCCAGACGAAGCGTCGCCTTGGGGCGCACCGCCACGTGAGCGACCGCCTTCCCTACTTCTTGGCCAGCTCGGCGTCGATGACGCTCTTGAACTCGTCGAAGGGCTGCGCGCCCGACAGGAGGATGCCGTTGATGAAGAAGGCCGGCGTGCCGTTGACGCCCACCTTCTGGCCATCCGCCATGTCGGCCTTCACCTGCTCGGCCTTGGCGCCGTCATCCAGGCACTTGTCGAACTTCGCCTGATCCAGGCCCAGCGTCTTGGCGTGGCCCTTGAGCTGGGGCACCTGCAGCGCGGACTGATTGGCGAAGAGCGTGTCGTGGTACTCCCAGAACTTGCCCTGGTCCCCCGCGCACAGCGCGGCCTCGGACGCCTTGGGGGCCTCCTTGTGGAACTCCAGGGGGAACTGGCGGAAGACCAGCTTGATCTTGTCCGGGTAGGCCTTCATGACCTCGTCCACCGTCTTGATGGCGCGGCTGCAGAAGGGGCACTGGAAGTCGCTGAACTCCACGATGGTGACGGGCGCGCTGTCCGGGCCCTTGGCGGGACCGGTGGCGGCCACCTGCTTGCGCTCCACCGGCGGGCGGGGCGGCTCGGGCAGGGTGATCTGCACGTTCGCGTTCTTCTTCAGCTCACCGAAGTACTCCCGCGCCCGCTCCTGCTTCTTGGAGCCGGACAGGAAGTCGACGATCTGCGGCTTGACCTGCTCGTAGGTGGTGCCCGGGGGCAGCCGCTCCTTGGCCTCCT includes:
- a CDS encoding tetratricopeptide repeat protein translates to MSPNDTERAHILEAIQQQRNALAVTRITSDPGEIGKGLLQLAELHGMLEEHAESRRHYEEALGCFQSAADKDGQAQVLFGLGVARAHFEDHRGAIEHIARAAFLFNELKDQENEALCRAAIGESLRSLGQPKGAEEKYQEALLLYRQAKNGPRIARLLLDIGDIRMETGDYEAARKRFAEALVVMEKEAEVEMEPLALCRLLLGEAEGLLGNHEAARPHLRAAADLYAQLHDHAYESRARWDLSIACTFVQDWKMAREELETVIPLFEHQGRADDVARARKVLAHFDSRGV
- a CDS encoding sulfite exporter TauE/SafE family protein; the encoded protein is MTLLLLIAAGVLAGTMGALLGVGGGVILVPTLVLGFGVPLEDAVPASLMCVVASSCGASASYLERRLSDVRLGLTLELATVTGAIVGGLVATLVAPAWVAFVFGLFALYVSAQMLLARGTREQRLEDYVPTNYPLGISGSFVAGSLSALLGVGGGPLKVPLMSYGMGVPFKVASATSNLMIGVTGAASVAAYAWRGHVKLALVAPLVVGVLAGASVGSRLMPRIPTAVLRRLFAGVLLIVAAQMLWKGAEGLWPMSR
- a CDS encoding zinc dependent phospholipase C family protein, with protein sequence MPSLLLHLTAIERLAANPGPLPEDFVRALSEDLAYARFGAALPDLPLCEGLFGGLAASVSGRDWPLYARLFHERAPVALGLKMAELVASGALVGTEAGLALLAGYFTHLSLDRALHPQVDRLVLRHRRQGEHALVAHRQIEWTQTLFYLRELHGVDLMGSPRLRSRFQVTKSAGLPLKGIGRGIYELVRLASQDTFQQAPSKAEVDGWVRGLYRAGLYLSSPMGRMRALPAWSQLSFQELYRNDTFDFAHDVERAVDQTRGVLRRLLAYMARGIFTPRARARFLEEFPEGNIGVSAA
- a CDS encoding leucyl aminopeptidase → MNFSFVSGELARASGELLVIPLFEGESGDTPSAAIAGVHTALDARLLAAATQEGFKGKAEQTFVMHTLGKLEAERVLLLGLGTRARYTPEVLRLTAGRAAKTAQRLKARSLVFAVPGGVEGTGAVRAVVEGLELGVYRFDRYKSSAREEKNAPKLTAVKLHLAGEKTAALEQALALAQRVAEATNWARDLVNEPPNVVNPVRLAQAAQEMGRASGLKVSVSGRKEIEKLRMGMFLAVAQGSANEPQLIHVVYTPKNAKQAKLPPVALVGKAITFDSGGLSLKPTDSMVDMKTDMAGSAAVLGAMKVIAALKPPFPVHAFIGACENMPSGTSYRPSDVIVSRLGKTVEVTNTDAEGRLVLGDVITWANEQKPAVLIDLATLTGACVVALGNYIVGAFGDHDATVNEVLESARAAGEEMWRLPVTELQKDALRSEIADMKNSGERWAGATNAALFLKEFVGETPWVHLDIAGPSISPKERGYNGKGPTGVGVRTLVEFVQRRGAQAGTDTAPEAPVPAPAPAETPKAAKAPKASRGTRAKG
- the pyrF gene encoding orotidine-5'-phosphate decarboxylase, which encodes MTEASPARERLALAADLPLEDGLRLYARVAPDVGYAKVGLSLFVEHGPPAVAAFQRLGARIFLDLKLHDIPNTVELAAARAGALGVSLLTVHAAGGEPMLRAAVKGARAGAHAQGHAPPRILAVTVLTSMSAEDVADVGLTGAPEEAALRLARLALRAGVDGLVCSPREAAAFRREFGPSPFLCTPGIRPAGASQGDQTRAETPAYAVRAGADLLVVGRPIHTAAQPEDAARAIAAEVSSA
- a CDS encoding DUF4388 domain-containing protein, producing MAVRPKATLRLGRDGEPGVLELERPLTASLTPGQPLVAHFHSPEGVVLLREPTSVGGFFAGSLRSISVEEVLGHVHSGIRSGQLVMQHGPVQRTVTFRDGQPTFAVSSVHHERLGSVVVQLGLVTPEQLHHALGKVTPSLRIGAVLTREGFLSEANLYSAMTYLVREVMLNLFEMSEGSFLFVECAPPAGDAVKIQERTRDLILQGLKRGEAVARLRRRFPDDLTVVAGAEPPPPGEEALFAQAAAGSALGVLRSFWEGSLFSFLTWVDERLRDGSLVVQPKSAVPAVAPVPLVPRRPSGSFAVVPPPVVAPLGPEDRFNALLAQIHTAIRLAGANPVLLQGFLESPQPGLETAYEGVKLGDDGRLDVARIRQNVSSGGEALARAMTLEALDAFVSYALFSARNVLPGEMAERLSRAYRDLQEGLS
- a CDS encoding thioredoxin domain-containing protein, whose product is MPMRTSSTFLAAVLAASLVSGCNKEKTPAAAATASSPTSSTEPSADTVVATFGDGQKITFGELNDRLKDPLANLEKQKYQTRKQGLDGFVVEKLVKAEADKRQLTEEALVKAEVDDKIPQPPEEEIKKLYEEAKERLPPGTTYEQVKPQIVDFLSGSKKQERAREYFGELKKNANVQITLPEPPRPPVERKQVAATGPAKGPDSAPVTIVEFSDFQCPFCSRAIKTVDEVMKAYPDKIKLVFRQFPLEFHKEAPKASEAALCAGDQGKFWEYHDTLFANQSALQVPQLKGHAKTLGLDQAKFDKCLDDGAKAEQVKADMADGQKVGVNGTPAFFINGILLSGAQPFDEFKSVIDAELAKK